Proteins from one Salinispora arenicola genomic window:
- the yidD gene encoding membrane protein insertion efficiency factor YidD has product MSPAPDAARPTSPGARVLTGPIIAYRRWISPALPARCRFYPSCSAYALEAVTRHGTLRGAGLTARRLLRCHPFHPGGFDPVPEPGGRRRADVTGV; this is encoded by the coding sequence GTGAGTCCGGCACCAGACGCGGCGCGGCCGACCTCACCCGGTGCCCGGGTGCTGACCGGGCCCATCATCGCGTACCGTCGGTGGATAAGTCCGGCGCTGCCGGCCCGCTGTCGGTTCTACCCGTCGTGCAGCGCGTACGCCTTGGAGGCGGTGACCCGCCACGGCACGCTCCGGGGAGCCGGCCTGACGGCCCGGCGGCTGTTGCGCTGCCACCCCTTCCACCCAGGTGGATTCGACCCGGTGCCGGAGCCGGGCGGTCGCCGCCGTGCCGATGTGACTGGAGTCTGA
- the yidC gene encoding membrane protein insertase YidC has translation MSLDWIYFAISWILLLWHQAWDAIGVPDGAVLGTNWAWILAIIFLVVTVRVILFPVFVKQIKSQRAMQALQPQVKALQEKHKGDRETLQKEMMELYRKEKANPLMGCLPMFLQIPVFLGLFHVLRRLNPDKGETGKTLYGWTVEQFDSASVAKLFTAPIAGKFGSSAEELARLDADGTTVKIMAGILVLVMMGTTYLTSRQMILKTGWAEDPQQRMIQRLMLYGIPASLLISGAIFPIGVIIYWVTNNMFTLAQQQWVLRKFPPPPNVTKSGTTTTSARGAAQPAKSGGLFGRGKTTPPAATKPAAPKVAGPKPGAKPTNPKKGQSASPKKSRPAKRQG, from the coding sequence TTGAGTCTCGACTGGATCTACTTCGCGATCTCGTGGATCCTGCTGCTCTGGCATCAGGCGTGGGACGCCATCGGAGTGCCGGACGGCGCGGTGCTCGGCACCAACTGGGCCTGGATTCTCGCGATCATCTTCCTGGTGGTCACCGTCCGGGTGATCCTCTTCCCGGTCTTCGTCAAGCAGATCAAGTCGCAGCGGGCGATGCAGGCGCTGCAACCGCAGGTCAAGGCGTTGCAGGAGAAACACAAGGGTGACCGGGAAACGCTCCAGAAGGAGATGATGGAGCTATACCGGAAGGAAAAGGCCAACCCGCTCATGGGCTGCCTTCCGATGTTCCTCCAGATCCCGGTCTTCCTCGGCCTGTTCCACGTGCTCCGCCGGCTCAACCCAGACAAGGGCGAGACTGGTAAGACTCTCTACGGCTGGACGGTCGAACAGTTCGACAGCGCGTCAGTCGCCAAGCTGTTCACCGCGCCGATCGCCGGCAAGTTCGGCTCCTCCGCCGAGGAACTGGCCCGGCTGGACGCCGACGGCACCACCGTCAAGATCATGGCCGGCATTCTGGTGCTGGTGATGATGGGCACCACCTACCTGACCAGCCGCCAGATGATTCTCAAGACCGGCTGGGCCGAGGACCCGCAGCAGCGGATGATCCAGCGGTTGATGCTCTACGGCATCCCGGCGTCGCTGCTCATCTCCGGCGCGATCTTCCCGATCGGTGTGATCATCTACTGGGTCACCAACAACATGTTCACCCTGGCCCAGCAGCAGTGGGTGCTGCGCAAGTTCCCGCCACCACCGAACGTGACGAAGTCCGGCACCACCACCACCAGCGCGCGTGGTGCGGCGCAGCCGGCGAAGAGCGGTGGCCTCTTCGGCCGCGGCAAGACCACCCCCCCGGCCGCCACCAAGCCGGCCGCGCCCAAGGTCGCCGGCCCGAAGCCGGGCGCCAAGCCCACCAACCCGAAGAAGGGCCAGTCCGCCAGCCCGAAGAAGAGCCGTCCCGCCAAGCGACAGGGCTGA
- a CDS encoding protein jag gives MSTEETVTETSIPRADESQDAEGTEATAKGHIEATEQEPGGTEQRASTEGDLFRQSEIAADYVEGLLDVLDYDGDIDELVSGGRPVVEVVGGRLESLVGQRGATLEALQELARLAVFRQTGTPSRLLLDVGGYRAGRRKELAAVAKNAVEKVREYGEPVRLEPMSAFERKCVHDVVNAIDGVASESEGVEPSRRIIVRPVD, from the coding sequence GTGAGTACGGAGGAGACCGTGACCGAGACCAGCATCCCCCGCGCCGACGAATCCCAGGACGCCGAGGGGACGGAGGCGACCGCGAAGGGCCACATCGAGGCGACCGAGCAAGAGCCCGGCGGTACGGAGCAGCGAGCCAGCACCGAGGGCGATCTGTTCCGGCAGAGCGAGATCGCCGCCGACTACGTGGAGGGCCTACTCGACGTCCTCGACTACGACGGGGACATCGACGAGTTGGTCTCCGGCGGTCGGCCAGTCGTCGAGGTGGTCGGCGGTCGGCTCGAGAGTCTCGTCGGCCAGCGTGGTGCCACCCTGGAGGCGCTCCAGGAACTCGCCCGACTCGCCGTCTTCCGGCAGACCGGTACCCCCAGCCGACTGCTGCTGGATGTGGGCGGCTACCGGGCTGGCCGCCGTAAGGAACTCGCCGCCGTGGCGAAGAACGCCGTCGAGAAGGTCCGGGAGTACGGCGAGCCGGTGCGGCTGGAGCCGATGTCGGCCTTCGAACGCAAGTGTGTTCATGACGTGGTCAACGCGATCGATGGTGTGGCGAGCGAGTCCGAGGGCGTCGAGCCGAGCCGGCGCATCATCGTCCGTCCAGTGGACTGA
- the rsmG gene encoding 16S rRNA (guanine(527)-N(7))-methyltransferase RsmG translates to MPGPGDATPPPELATAARTLFGDRLDLAVAYAGLLVTDGVVRGLIGPREAPRLWDRHLLNCAAAAERIPLGATVVDVGSGAGLPGLVLAVARPDLSVVLVEPLARRTAFLVEAVEQLDLGVSARVVRGRAEEVAVGGAGVEPLTGDVVTARAVAPLDRLARWCLPLVVPGGRMVALKGASAAGEVAEHAAVVQRLGGGAPEVHQCGVGVVEPPTTVIEIRRERVVATPRPSAKRSRGGRRG, encoded by the coding sequence GTGCCCGGTCCAGGCGACGCCACGCCACCCCCGGAACTGGCCACCGCGGCCCGTACCCTCTTCGGTGACCGACTTGACCTGGCCGTCGCGTACGCGGGCCTGCTGGTGACCGACGGGGTGGTCCGGGGATTGATCGGCCCCCGGGAGGCGCCGCGGCTCTGGGATCGACATCTACTCAACTGTGCGGCTGCGGCGGAGCGGATTCCACTGGGCGCGACGGTGGTGGATGTGGGTAGCGGTGCCGGACTTCCGGGCCTCGTGCTCGCCGTCGCCCGGCCCGACCTCTCCGTTGTCCTGGTGGAGCCGCTCGCCCGCCGTACCGCCTTTCTCGTCGAGGCGGTGGAGCAGCTCGACCTGGGGGTCTCAGCCCGGGTCGTCCGGGGTCGGGCGGAGGAGGTCGCGGTCGGCGGCGCCGGAGTCGAGCCGCTCACCGGCGACGTGGTGACCGCTCGGGCGGTGGCTCCGCTGGACCGGCTTGCCCGGTGGTGCCTGCCGTTGGTCGTGCCCGGCGGGCGGATGGTCGCGCTGAAGGGTGCCTCGGCTGCCGGGGAGGTCGCCGAGCATGCCGCGGTCGTCCAGCGGCTCGGTGGCGGTGCGCCCGAGGTGCACCAGTGTGGTGTGGGTGTGGTCGAGCCCCCGACGACGGTGATCGAGATCCGTCGTGAGCGGGTGGTGGCGACACCGCGTCCATCCGCGAAGCGTTCCCGTGGTGGCCGGCGGGGCTGA
- a CDS encoding ParA family protein: protein MHDDGRYDDPRVIGLTGDLVSRETDDSGGAAPGLSVSPSPRLPDGESAWRSSPAPGGIRPPSPEVPLARNVQDSSRASDPQAPERVALGRESAAVPARAEVAVPQQSTPGPGRLAADPTLVPDAPSGQDGADDTYVSRETPTREEDDPPLAMEAMRAVQILNPSGEVTMPRPDRTRVMCVANQKGGVGKTTTTVNLAVALALHGNRVLVVDLDPQGNASTGLNVPHHTGIPDVYDCLINSLPLEEVAQVVEGIPSLWCVPATIDLAGAEIELVSVVARESRLARAITGYPGHFDYVLIDCPPSLGLLTVNALVAAEEVLIPIQCEYYALEGLNQLINNINLVRQHLNPRLEVSTILLTMYDRRTRLADAVEQDVRNHFGNKVLQAVIPRNVRVSEAPSYGQSVMTYDPGSRGATSYFEAAQEIAERGVKAQVSRNA from the coding sequence GTGCATGACGACGGCAGATACGACGATCCACGCGTGATCGGGTTGACGGGCGACCTGGTTTCACGTGAAACCGACGACTCCGGTGGGGCCGCACCCGGCCTGTCCGTCAGCCCGTCCCCTCGACTGCCGGACGGTGAGTCCGCCTGGCGTAGTTCGCCGGCGCCCGGAGGTATCCGCCCTCCGTCGCCGGAAGTACCGTTAGCGCGCAATGTCCAAGACAGTTCCCGGGCCAGCGATCCGCAGGCGCCCGAGCGGGTCGCGTTGGGGCGGGAGAGCGCGGCCGTGCCGGCGCGCGCCGAGGTGGCCGTGCCGCAGCAGTCGACGCCGGGCCCCGGTCGACTGGCGGCGGACCCGACCCTGGTTCCGGACGCGCCTTCCGGGCAGGATGGGGCCGATGACACGTACGTTTCACGTGAAACACCGACGCGCGAAGAGGATGACCCACCATTGGCGATGGAAGCGATGCGCGCCGTGCAGATTCTGAATCCGAGCGGAGAGGTGACGATGCCTCGTCCAGATCGGACCAGGGTCATGTGCGTCGCGAACCAAAAGGGCGGCGTTGGCAAGACCACCACGACCGTGAACCTGGCAGTGGCGCTGGCACTGCACGGTAACCGCGTCCTGGTGGTCGACCTGGACCCGCAGGGAAACGCGTCAACCGGACTAAACGTCCCGCACCACACCGGGATACCTGACGTGTACGACTGTCTGATCAACAGTCTTCCCCTGGAGGAGGTCGCCCAGGTAGTCGAGGGCATCCCCAGCCTCTGGTGCGTACCGGCCACGATCGACCTGGCTGGTGCCGAAATCGAACTGGTCTCCGTGGTCGCCAGGGAGTCTCGGCTGGCCCGCGCGATCACGGGCTACCCCGGCCATTTCGACTACGTCCTCATCGACTGTCCGCCGTCGCTCGGCCTGCTCACGGTGAACGCGTTGGTGGCCGCCGAGGAGGTGCTGATCCCGATTCAGTGCGAGTACTACGCGCTCGAAGGGCTGAACCAGCTCATCAACAACATCAACCTTGTCCGGCAGCACCTCAATCCGCGGCTGGAGGTTTCCACCATCCTGCTCACCATGTACGACCGCCGTACCCGGCTGGCGGACGCCGTGGAGCAGGACGTTCGCAACCACTTCGGAAACAAGGTGCTCCAGGCGGTCATCCCACGCAACGTCCGGGTCTCCGAGGCACCCAGCTACGGCCAGTCCGTGATGACCTACGATCCCGGATCACGGGGGGCGACGAGCTACTTCGAGGCCGCCCAGGAGATCGCCGAGCGGGGCGTCAAGGCCCAGGTGAGTCGCAATGCGTAG
- a CDS encoding ParB/RepB/Spo0J family partition protein, with product MKNRPKGGLGRGLGALIPTGAVANGSPDPSVSNPAVTPTAGIPAVGELPTPGGLPVVESLSPVPGARFAEISVDAIVPNPKQPRQVFDEDALEELKVSIQAVGFLQPIVVRQLDDEKFELVMGERRWRAAQAVGRSSIPAIVRDTRDDAMLRDALLENIHRANLNPLEEAAAYQQLLDEFGATHEELARRIGRSRPQISNTIRLLNLPAQVQRRVAAGVLSAGHARALLSLDDSEAQEQLAHRIVAEGLSVRATEEVVALSLGESTGAKESPKRRPKPHAPALTDLADRLSDRFDTRVKVDIGRSKGKITIEFGSVDDLERIVDIIGVDRDYSES from the coding sequence ATGAAGAATCGTCCCAAGGGTGGCCTCGGTCGAGGACTCGGCGCCCTCATACCTACCGGAGCGGTAGCGAACGGCTCGCCCGACCCGAGCGTCAGTAACCCGGCGGTGACGCCGACCGCCGGCATTCCGGCGGTCGGCGAGCTGCCGACGCCGGGCGGGCTACCGGTGGTCGAGTCTCTCAGTCCGGTCCCCGGTGCCCGCTTCGCCGAGATATCGGTCGACGCGATCGTCCCCAACCCCAAACAGCCGCGGCAGGTTTTCGACGAGGACGCGCTGGAGGAGCTGAAGGTCTCCATCCAGGCGGTCGGTTTCCTCCAGCCGATTGTCGTCCGACAACTCGATGACGAGAAGTTCGAACTCGTCATGGGTGAGCGCCGCTGGCGGGCCGCGCAAGCGGTCGGTCGGAGTTCCATTCCGGCGATCGTGCGGGACACCCGAGACGACGCGATGCTCCGGGACGCGTTGCTGGAGAACATCCACCGCGCCAACCTGAACCCGCTGGAGGAGGCGGCGGCGTACCAACAACTGTTGGACGAGTTCGGTGCCACACACGAGGAGCTAGCCCGACGGATCGGCCGTAGCCGGCCACAGATCTCCAATACGATCCGGCTGCTCAACCTCCCGGCTCAGGTGCAGCGGCGGGTCGCCGCCGGTGTGCTGTCCGCCGGCCACGCCCGAGCGCTCCTGAGCCTGGACGACTCGGAGGCACAGGAGCAACTCGCCCATCGGATCGTCGCCGAGGGGCTGTCGGTGCGAGCGACCGAGGAGGTTGTCGCGCTGTCACTCGGCGAGAGCACCGGTGCGAAGGAATCTCCGAAGCGTCGCCCGAAGCCGCACGCGCCGGCGTTGACCGATCTTGCCGATCGACTGTCCGACCGCTTCGACACCCGGGTGAAGGTCGACATCGGTCGGAGCAAGGGGAAGATCACGATCGAGTTCGGCAGTGTGGACGACCTGGAGCGGATCGTCGACATCATCGGGGTCGACCGGGACTACTCCGAGAGCTGA